The following is a genomic window from Spirosoma foliorum.
TTGATAATATTGATTGGCCAAGTAAAAAAGGCTTGCCGGTTGCCGACCAGCAGCGTGAAATTTTGGGCATGTTCGATATGTACCAGCAAATGGGGCTGAATGCCGTCATTGTTCAGATACGATCGGCAGCCGATGCGTTTTATGCCAAAAGTTCAGAGCCCTGGTCAGAATGGCTGACTGGCCAGCAGGGCTTGGCACCAACGCCATTCTACGACCCAATGGAGCTTATGATCGATCAGGCCCATCAGCGTGGATTAGAGTTTCATGCCTGGTTTAATCTTGATCGGGCTACATTCAGCAAATATTCCAGTATTGCTCCTTCCAACATTATTTACCGGAAACCAGGTTGGATGTTGAGTTATGGTGGTCGGAAATTATTTAATCTGGGTATACCTGCGGTTCGTTCCTACATTGCCGGAATCGTCGCCAATGTTGTACGGGAGTATGATATCGATGGCATTCACTTCGATGATTATTTTTATCCCTATGCAGAACCTGGCCAGGTTCTGCGCGACGACAGTACCTACAAGGCTAACTACAATGGCATGACCAAAGGCGACTGGCGACGGGATAATGTGAACAAACTCATCGTTGAACTTCGAGATTCTATTCGGGCGAATAAGCCTTGGGTCAAGTTTGGGGTTAGTCCGTTCGGCGTCTGGAAAAACCAGAGCAATGATCCTGAGGGGTCGGCGACCAATGGTGGGCAGTCCTTCTATGATAATTATGCCGATTCGCGAAAATGGGCGCGGGAAGGCACAATTGATTACATCGTACCGCAGGTTTATTTCAGCTCAGAGTTTGGGCGAGTGCCTTACAAAACGCTCGTAGACTGGTGGAAACGCAATACGGGAAAGGCCCATTTATACATTGGTCATGCGGCTTACCGGGTTGGACGTGGTTCTGAGCGTGATCCAGGATGGGGGCGAGCCGCAGAATTCCCGAATCAGATACGCTATAATCGTCAGCATCAGGTTGTTCAGGGCAGCGTTTTGTTCAGTGCAAAAAATTTAAAACTTAACCCGCTGTCTTTCCGCGATTCGCTGCAAACAAATCTCTATCGGCATATGGCTTTAGTACCTGCCATGCCCTGGCTAGACAGCATCCCTCCTTTGCCACCCCGCGATCTGAAAGCGGCTATCATACCGGAAGGCGTAGAGCTATTCTGGCAGGAATCGGCTGAAGCCTCGGATGGCGATGGGGCGAATGAATACCTCATTTACCGTTTTGAAGGACGGCGCCCACGATTGGAGCTGAACGACCCCCGTTATATTTTAGCCCGTTGTATTGGCGAATCGACCACGCGTTTTGTCGACAAGACCGCTGATCCAAAGAAGAAGTACGTGTACGCGATAACAGCCATAGATCGCCTTCATAACGAAAGCCAGGTTTCTGTTATAAAAGTGCAGTAGCTACCCCATCACGTTTTCCATCACCTCGTCGATTGAACGGGCGTTTGGGAAAAAGCTGACAAGTTTTAGTAAAATACCTTCAACAATAGCGTCAGGGCAAGAGGCTCCACAAGTTAATAAGACCGTAACAGGTTCAGAGCTATCACTTTGAGGAATAAAATTTTCGGTGATAACTTCCTGTTTGGCATGTCCATCGAAATGGCGAATTAGCTTATCGGACAGAATTTTCTGTTCCGATTCAATAAAATAAGTTGGCAGTTTCTCTTCGCAAAGCTCAACAATGTGCGATGTGTTGGAGGAGTTATAACCACCGGCTACAATGGCGAAGTCGGCCGGGTAGTTGAGCAGCGCATAGGTAGCATCCTGATTATCGTTGGTTGCATAACAAAGCGTGTCTCTCGTATTGGCAAAGTGCGTTTCAACCGAATCGGCAGTTAGGGCATACTTTTGAATAACCACCTGCTTTAAATAATCGGCAATGCTTTGCGTATCGGAAGCCAGCATGGTTGTTTGATTCACAACCCCAATTCGTTCCAGATCACGGGTTGGGTCGAAACCAACCGAATACTGATTGACAAACTCGGCGTAAAAGGCATCGGGTGGTAACTCGCCTAACATGTACTTTGCCAGGCGTTGCGTCTGAGCCATGTCTTTTACAACAACCGTTGGGGCGCCTTCTTTGCTATGTGAGAAGGTTGCTCGGGTTTCTTCGTGACTTGGCTTGCCATGCACAACTACAGTATAGTTTTTCTGCCCAATCTGGCCCGCTTTGTTCCATACTTTCTCAACAAATGGGCAAGTGGTATCATACTTGGCAACATCTAAACCCAGCGACGACAATTGATTCTGCGTCTCCAGCGTGGTCCCAAATGCCGGAATAATAACGACGTCCTCAGGCTTAAGATCTGACCATGAAATGAGTTGTTTACCTTTCGTATCCATAATAAAACGAATGCCCCGGCTCTGCAAATCGGCATTAACATCGGGGTTATGGATCATTTCACTCAGCAGAAAAATCCGTTTGCCAGGATTTTCGGCAATTGCTTTGTAGGCAATCTCAACAGCATTTTCGACACCGTAGCAGAAGCCAAAATGCCTGGCAATTAATATCCGGATCGGACCAAAATCGAGTAGGGTGGGGGTGAAGTCCCTTTTCAGTTTATCCCGCTTCCGGCGAAATTCCTTCAGAGGGGTAATAATGCTACTACGGTAATAGTTGGGTATGTCAAACGATTTCATTAGCTGAAAGAGCGAACGAGTGGACTGGTGAAAGAATGAAACTCAGCTATCAGTATAGAGTGACAAGAAGGTCTAACACCTGACTCGATCATTTTAATAACAGAACGATAAATGTCTTCGTTCGCTGCAAAGGTAGCGACTGGATGTATTGATCTGTAGCCTGTTAATCAATCCTGTCTACTGTAATTTGACTCTTTCGTTTATATTTGGCTATCGTTACCACAACCTCCTCTTAGCCAGTTCGTTTATGATGAATGCTCCTACTCACTCGCCCGAACAGTGGCCCGTGTGGCGTAAATTACTCTTTCGCTTTTTCTGCATTTATCTTCTCCTTTATATGTCGCCACTGAACTGGTTGGGCGATATTCCTTTACTGAATCTGATTGGTAAGTCTTATAGTGGTGCCGAGGAATGGCTTGTCAACCTTGCCAATAACTATATTTTTCACGTAAAAGACGTGCTGGTTCCACTAAATGGTAGTGGCGATACCTCCTATGGGTATGCTCAGCTTTGTTTTTTTATTCTGGCAGCACTTGTCGGAACGATTATCTGGACAATTGTCGATAAGCGTACGAATTACGATACGGCTTATTACTGGTTGTTAATCTTGGTTAGATACTACGTCGCCATGTTCGCTTTGAGCTATGGGTTGATCAAGCTCTTCGGACAACAGATGGTCTTTCCATCATTAAGTGCCCTGGCAACGCCCTTGGGTGATTTATTACCCATGCGTTTATCCTGGTATTTTATTGGTTATTCAACTCCTTACCAGTTTTTCTCTGGAGCGGTTGAGGTGCTGGCGGGGGTGTTGCTTCTGTTTCGTCGTACCAGCACATTAGGAGCATTTGTTGCAGCAAGTGTGTTTCTCAACGTGATGGTGATGAATCTTTGTTACGACATTCCCGTAAAGCTGTTCTCCACCCATCTGTTTATATTCAGTAATTTTCTGTTGCTGGGCGATGTCAAACGGCTACTCAACTTTTTCGTTTTTAATAAACCTACCCAACCGGCCGCTCGTATTGTACTACCCGAAAAATGGATGCGAACGGGACAACTCGTTCTGAAAATTGCCTTTGTAGGCATATTTCTGGTAATGCCTCTGACAAGATTATATCTGGACTCGCAGAGTCCCACTAACGCGTCAAAGTCGAAGAAACTGGCAACTGGCTTCTTTACTGTTGATCAATTTCAGGGTAATGCAGTGGATAGCCTGCGTTGGAAGGATGTTATTTTTGAACATAATAACGCAGGAAGTATTCAAACGACTGATACCTTGTTCCGGCAGCGGTATCGGCGCGGGTATTTTAGCTATTCACTGGATTCACTCCAGCATACGATTGCGTTTAAAAAATTTTCTACCGATTCGCTGCCCCTGTTTACCATGCACTATAGCATGCCCGATACTAATAA
Proteins encoded in this region:
- a CDS encoding glycoside hydrolase family 10 protein, whose translation is MRPIAYLFLLVAVIGWDSCRQAKPVPVVTRRPPAKAVSPARPTTTQPPVAQKPAVVKTTPPKPATVVVAVPEDSLEMDGVTFQTPAPPKREFRAVWVATVDNIDWPSKKGLPVADQQREILGMFDMYQQMGLNAVIVQIRSAADAFYAKSSEPWSEWLTGQQGLAPTPFYDPMELMIDQAHQRGLEFHAWFNLDRATFSKYSSIAPSNIIYRKPGWMLSYGGRKLFNLGIPAVRSYIAGIVANVVREYDIDGIHFDDYFYPYAEPGQVLRDDSTYKANYNGMTKGDWRRDNVNKLIVELRDSIRANKPWVKFGVSPFGVWKNQSNDPEGSATNGGQSFYDNYADSRKWAREGTIDYIVPQVYFSSEFGRVPYKTLVDWWKRNTGKAHLYIGHAAYRVGRGSERDPGWGRAAEFPNQIRYNRQHQVVQGSVLFSAKNLKLNPLSFRDSLQTNLYRHMALVPAMPWLDSIPPLPPRDLKAAIIPEGVELFWQESAEASDGDGANEYLIYRFEGRRPRLELNDPRYILARCIGESTTRFVDKTADPKKKYVYAITAIDRLHNESQVSVIKVQ
- a CDS encoding 4-hydroxy-3-methylbut-2-enyl diphosphate reductase; its protein translation is MKSFDIPNYYRSSIITPLKEFRRKRDKLKRDFTPTLLDFGPIRILIARHFGFCYGVENAVEIAYKAIAENPGKRIFLLSEMIHNPDVNADLQSRGIRFIMDTKGKQLISWSDLKPEDVVIIPAFGTTLETQNQLSSLGLDVAKYDTTCPFVEKVWNKAGQIGQKNYTVVVHGKPSHEETRATFSHSKEGAPTVVVKDMAQTQRLAKYMLGELPPDAFYAEFVNQYSVGFDPTRDLERIGVVNQTTMLASDTQSIADYLKQVVIQKYALTADSVETHFANTRDTLCYATNDNQDATYALLNYPADFAIVAGGYNSSNTSHIVELCEEKLPTYFIESEQKILSDKLIRHFDGHAKQEVITENFIPQSDSSEPVTVLLTCGASCPDAIVEGILLKLVSFFPNARSIDEVMENVMG